The Sphaeramia orbicularis chromosome 16, fSphaOr1.1, whole genome shotgun sequence genome window below encodes:
- the cicb gene encoding protein capicua homolog isoform X3, with protein MRPLKKHRGRGGRRRGGSQPPQEKDPKRVRRETLVKTTEQITKTLNTPSTRKQTPPAAASSDKEPITSSNTPTPESAVVRKPVESAEKDGTKPEEKTEKEKMIGTNGNSAMSTDSVASSTSPPAPLSTATSPPATNHSHNIGSVSSRKTATFKARVPKKKYTYEHFANNASVLTAIHTSNPSLIHNDSCNIKGKVSDGVDVLNNNVKNSNNTINKSINVSISCSTNSNTTSVNSNMINSNNSSTRNHNNFINSSNSRSNNCSGKQPSVLTMDSNVTETNHFVSVDDRALRIVDSQEKQPRAGENESEGAPNSVRSSSTDTASEHSADLDAMEATGPSPHQKNSHMAASLYNSHLKEAILSEGLAEALAKGMKNQRVLALQTKRNTESGVKERDSCSLSRVFKPGVVRRVSGGMVEVQLQGEERLMQYPFHGETVITSSPEAKNTVELILDAPPPGTAPVAVGTQVCVPFGGEEGGPLLYREGIVSQVDPHPGVSFPYQVLLSEARETLDNEKEEKRAVNDQAVWVSRQSLRLLTPPWEVPYLDGGRAKEREREREREERERREELEVEREVCQLSIGMGVLGGGTRLSHGFTHQGVAGGHPYGNAHPPSHSSTCVVASMAHDCRDERQKQSNIPEEDVEVSHFNMGLSKTNSGTPQHRTIISKTSGYPPSSPHLSVVRGLGPPHLSTLASPQPPPSPALLGSEISNTTSNLPPSKTTPSQTPTPTSGGGPSSTSSSRSRTPLSLAQQKYKKGDVVCTPNGIRKKFNGKQWRRLCSREGCMKESQRRGYCSRHLSMRTKEMEAAGGERGGGGSSSGTVTPSDLRGRASSEFEWDDTSREGSETSSRGDSRPRLVLPSLLPHDVSSRFDFDECEAATMLVSLGSSRSGTPSFSPVSNQSPFSPAPSPSPSPLFGFRPANFSPITASPVLPHRRHRQHSGAGGGGGSKATIPAGGGERERHTSGIQPSFHSNLMFTVPMSPKRKPDAPLPPPLTSHHHDYTPKTELEQGDLSNSFRVLSPQTPASHSRTHTPTFSRPRGVTTPSSSRPPSSTAVSPPPLLVSPTPPSPLTPDGGPRRVVPVSQQALRDSPVIVRNPEVPLAKFTECPAGRGGGVGGGNEGGTDKSSSIDTSITLTPQPISGLQVPVPINAASAAVPNGTVILRSPAQTLVLVSPSPSLPTTDTPATPLQALSVTVSTTVTDPTPNSTDSSGDRGENRETGFGGEVQQPVPCHPSPTALLPLILPAENLHPVPRKDIIMGRPGTVWTNVEPRSVPVFPWHSLVPFLAPTQSDASSQPGEGHHPVNHPQAASLKTECHGVAALTQEPAEAPPTVERGPPSRPPPSADEAPPEKEKGDAERERPDSETESDVDDPFLPGVVPEQPLSTSPVKRRTQSLSALPKDGDKSSPGKREKDHIRRPMNAFMIFSKRHRALVHQRHPNQDNRTVSKILGEWWYALGPKEKQKYHDLAFQVKEAHFKAHPDWKWCNKDRKKSSSEGRGVPGGKDIRERSMSESTEAHSVELKGVGPGLVGASERSTGESHVGQLTRPRAFSQSAVHSLEQSDRGNTQALAELAQMCGDGGNQFSSHAPPLSQSQRGVSEDMTSDEERMVICEEEGDDDVIEDPYPSSSIDLKCKERVTDSDSENGSGDESERKRVFAPVICSSASSSSSHPTHHGRSVSLSSYPTSKRYDEGRSGGGGFSEHRRKGGGEGEGKNTFVGEGGGGVPASCFSLSSGQSVISTSPAGGPSSSSVGSLGTNPLLGIGAVRVASTVVTNVMRPVISTPLPIASKPRDGSASSSPHPPEKKSLIPQHQQPQLLIGSGATSGAAAAGAPPPHAALANGKQQGSSSLTGYTSSPTVGVVSPGARVQTQSPALQGKMLVPMATVRTAPAPAQQFPIVAPPLPVQNGAQAGGKIIQIAPMPLVQSQLPQGGAVHSPSPFPVTVGAAAVVAPSSAPSQAVLLPPAPTRITYVQSTPGVPSTVPLVSTTTGSSPSQQALPVPGSAYVPSPLATLGFTAIAPPGQTLVQPLIAGQPPLLATAQSPQPSTSAPASGTGGQIVTAIYPPSPSVTMATGVVSMTAVPPSVVYSVSSPSSASPHILPKHTVTPTTTITHPHPPQPHPDRPPDRHLPLDRPTDRQSDRQAERQTEMLTHLDRQLERQTQTSSISSSVAPPSGSALSIRPCSPQLQIQTSASTPGTPKLTQLPVRTPQKVKATVANIPVGSYEAGGRGKERDREKEREREREREREKEREREREREREREREAAANSHFSFDPEPGQSGSPSTHPADELPSSDRPLEGSSGVDSDSRNRDSTSTKEAGWKESLPSSPLPPPAATELTLPPPQTDKEGPTPKKVKARPPPLKKTFDSVDKSGRVLSEVYFEERFAELPEFRPEEVLPSPTLQSLATSPRAILGSYRRKRKNSTDLDSATDEQVSPKRKSRRRSSCSSEPNTPKSAAKCEGDIFTFDRAGTEGEDILAELEFEKVPYSSLRRTLDQRRALVMQLFQEQGFFPSAQATAAFQTRYSDIFPTKVCLQLKIREVRQKIMQTATPSDASAFGIPDSAGSGPGPSSSQLGEGSGRGVGELQDEEMEQGTEASPEDPRDSQDSSR; from the exons ATGAGACCATTAAAGAAACACAGAGGTCGAGGGGGAAGGAGGAGAGGGGGTTCACAACCTCCCCAAGAGAAAGACCCCAAAAGAGTCAGGAGGGAGACACTTGTCAAGACGACAGAGCAGATAACCAAAACACTGAATACTCCCTCCACACGTAAGCAGACCCCACCCGCAGCCGCCAGCTCTGACAAGGAGCCAATCACAAGCAGCAATACTCCCACACCAGAGTCTGCAGTGGTGAGGAAACCTGTGGAATCAGCTGAGAAGGATGGAACGAAAccagaagaaaagacagaaaaggagaAGATGATAGGCACAAATGGAAATAGTGCCATGTCTACTGATAGTGTTGCATCTTCTACCTCTCCCCCAGCGCCACTCTCCACAGCCACTTCCCCTCCAGCCACAAATCACAGCCACAACATAGGTTCAGTGTCTAGTAGGAAAACAGCCACTTTTAAAGCCCGTGTCCCCAAGAAGAAGTACACATATGAGCACTTTGCTAATAATGCAAGTGTCCTGACTGCCATTCATACCTCCAACCCTTCACTCATTCACAACGATAGCTGCAATATCAAGGGTAAAGTCAGTGATGGTGTGGATGTGCTCAATAATAATGTCAAGAATAGTAACAACaccattaataaaagcattaatgtTAGCATTAGCTGTAGTACTAACAGTAACACTACCAGTGTTAATAGCAACAtgattaatagtaataatagtagcacCAGGAATCATAATAATTTTATCAATAGCAGTAATAGCAGAAGTAATAATTGCTCAGGTAAGCAGCCATCAGTGCTAACTATGGATAGTAATGTTACAGAAACAAATCATTTTGTCTCTGTGGATGATAGGGCACTCAGGATTGTAGATTCCCAGGAAAAACAGCCCCGTGCTGGTGAGAATGAGTCAGAGGGTGCCCCTAACTCAGTGCGCTCCTCTTCCACTGATACAGCCAGTGAGCACTCAGCTGACCTTGACGCAATGGAAGCAACAGGACCAAGCCCTCATCAAAAGAATTCCCACATGGCAGCTTCTCTCTATAACTCGCACCTTAAAGAGGCCATTCTATCAGAGGGACTCGCTGAAGCTCTGGCCAAAGGTATGAAGAATCAGAGAGTGCTGGCTCTCCAGACAAAGAGAAACACAGAGAGTGGAGTGAAGGAGAGAGACTCATGCTCTCTGTCTCGTGTGTTCAAACCAGGTGTGGTGCGTAGGGTGAGTGGAGGTATGGTTGAAGTCCAACTCCAAGGAGAGGAGAGGCTCATGCAGTATCCTTTCCATGGTGAAACTGTGATTACATCATCACCAGAGGCCAAGAACACTGTGGAGTTAATTTTGGATGCCCCCCCACCTGGCACAGCACCTGTGGCCGTGGGAACACAAGTTTGTGTGCCATTTGGTGGAGAGGAGGGGGGGCCTTTGCTCTATAGGGAGGGGATTGTCTCTCAGGTTGATCCCCACCCTGGTGTGTCATTCCCTTACCAGGTGCTCCTCAGTGAAGCAAGAGAGACTCTCGACaatgaaaaggaagaaaaaagggCTGTTAATGATCAGGCTGTTTGGGTGTCTCGACAGAGCCTGAGACTGCTCACCCCTCCATGGGAGGTCCCgtatttggatggtgggagggcaAAAGAAAGGGAGCGAGAAAGGGAGAGGGAAGAGCGGGAGCGGAGGGAGGAGCTGGAAGTAGAGAGGGAGGTGTGCCAGTTGAGTATTGGAATGGGGGTCTTGGGAGGGGGAACAAGGTTGAGTCATGGTTTCACACATCAGGGGGTTGCAGGAGGGCATCCTTACGGAAATGCACACCCACCCTCCCACTCTTCCACTTGTGTAGTGGCCAGTATGGCCCACGACTGTCGAGATGAGAGGCAAAAACAGTCAAACATCCCCGAAGAAGATGTGGAAGTATCTCATTTTAACATGGGCCTTTCTAAGACAAATTCTGGGACCCCTCAGCACAGAACTATTATTTCTAAGACTAGTGGGTACCCTCCCTCCTCCCCTCATCTTTCAGTGGTGCGGGGTCTAGGACCCCCACATTTGTCCACCCTTGCCAGTCCTCAGCCACCTCCTTCTCCTGCCTTATTGGGGTCTGAAATAAGCAACACCACCTCTAACCTACCTCCATCCAAGACCACTCCCTCCCAGACCCCTACTCCCACTTCTGGTGGGGGGCCCTCTTCTACCTCCTCTTCTCGCTCTAGGACTCCCCTGTCATTGGCTCAACAGAAATACAAGAAGGGTGATGTGGTGTGCACCCCTAACGGTATTCGTAAGAAGTTCAACGGAAAGCAGTGGAGACGGCTGTGCTCCAGAGAGGGCTGCATGAAGGAGTCTCAGCGTCGAGGATACTGCTCTAGACACTTGTCCATGAGGACCAAAGAGATGGAAGCAGCAggtggagaaagaggaggaggaggaagcagcTCAGGTACAGTCACCCCTTCTGACCTGCGAGGGAGAGCGAGCAGTGAATTTGAGTGGGACGACACATCAAGAGAAGGCAGTGAGACCAGCAGTAGAGGAGACTCAAGACCCCGTCTGGTCCTCCCCTCCCTGCTCCCCCATGACGTGTCTTCACGCTTTGACTTTGATGAGTGTGAGGCAGCCACCATGCTTGTGTCATTAGGCAGCTCCCGCTCCGGTACCCCTTCTTTTTCTCCTGTCTCCAACCAGTCCCCCTTCTCTCCTGCCCCTTCTCCCTCACCCTCCCCACTTTTCGGCTTTAGGCCGGCCAACTTCTCTCCAATTACAGCCTCCCCAGTCCTGCCACACCGGAGGCACAGGCAACATAGTGGGGCGGGGGGAGGAGGAGGCAGTAAAGCAACAATTCCAGCTGGTGGAGGAGAAAGGGAGAGACACACTTCAGGCATCCAACCTTCCTTCCACAGCAACCTGATGTTTACAGTCCCCATGAGCCCCAAACGAAAGCCAGATGCGCCTCTTCCGCCACCCCTCACCTCACACCATCACGATTACACACCCAAGACAGAGCTAGAGCAGGGTGACCTCAGCAACTCTTTCAGGGTGCTCTCCCCACAGACACCAGCTTCACATTCCCGTACACATACACCCACTTTCTCACGGCCCAGGGGAGTCACCACACCCTCCTCCAGCAGGCCCCCGTCATCGACTGCTGTCTCCCCTCCTCCTTTGTTGGTGTCTCCaacccctccctcccccctcacTCCTGATGGAGGGCCTCGTCGTGTGGTCCCTGTTTCTCAACAGGCTTTGCGGGACTCCCCTGTCATTGTGAGGAATCCTGAAGTCCCTCTGGCAAAATTTACAGAATGCCCtgcaggaagaggaggtggagtaGGAGGGGGAAACGAGGGAGGGACTGATAAGTCTTCATCTATAGACACTAGCATAACCCTTACCCCTCAGCCAATTTCTGGCCTCCAAGTTCCAGTCCCTATTAATGCTGCTTCGGCTGCAGTTCCCAACGGCACAGTTATTTTACGAAGCCCAGCCCAAACCCTGGTGCTTGTGTCCCCATCACCTTCTCTGCCCACCACTGACACCCCTGCCACTCCCCTGCAGGCCCTGTCAGTTACCGTCAGCACAACAGTCACAGATCCCACTCCAAACAGCACAGACAGCTCCGGTGATCGAGGGGAAAACAGGGAGACAGGGTTTGGGGGTGAGGTCCAGCAGCCGGTTCCCTGTCACCCTTCTCCTACTGCACTTCTACCCTTGATCCTGCCAGCAGAAAACCTTCACCCTGTCCCTCGGAAGGACATCATAATGGGACGTCCTGGCACAG TGTGGACCAATGTAGAGCCCCGGTCAGTTCCAGTCTTCCCCTGGCATTCATTGGTTCCTTTTCTGGCACCCACCCAATCAGATGCTTCTTCTCAGCCAGGAGAGGGCCATCACCCAGTCAACCACCCCCAAGCAGCCAGTCTGAAGACAG AGTGTCATGGGGTGGCAGCGCTTACACAGGAGCCTGCAGAAGCACCTCCCACTGTAGAAAGAGGTCCCCCATCCCGGCCTCCCCCCTCTGCTGATGAAGCGCCTCCAGAGAAGGAGAAAGGAGATGCAGAGAGAGAAAGGCCTGACAGTGAGACAGAGAGTGACGTGGATGACCC CTTTCTCCCAGGAGTTGTGCCAGAGCAGCCCCTCTCTACATCACCAGTAAAGAGACGCACTCAGTCCCTTAGTGCGCTGCCCAAAGATGGAGACAAGAGCAGCCCCGGAAAG AGAGAAAAGGACCATATACGGCGACCAATGAATGCATTTATGATTTTTAGTAAGCGCCATCGAGCACTGGTACACCAGCGACACCCAAACCAGGACAACAGGACTGTTAGCAAGATTCTAGGGGAATGGTGGTATGCGCTGGGCCCTAAGGAGAAACAAAAGTACCATGATTTGGCCTTCCAG GTAAAAGAGGCCCATTTTAAGGCCCACCCAGACTGGAAGTGGTGCAACAAAGACAGGAAGAAGTCCAGCTCTGAAGGCCGAGGGGTCCCAGGGGGCAAAGACATCAGAGAGAGAAGCATGTCTGAATCCACAG AAGCCCACTCTGTGGAGTTGAAAGGAGTGGGCCCAGGTCTGGTGGGTGCATCTGAGAGGAGTACTGGAGAAAGCCATGTGGGGCAGCTTACCCGGCCACGGGCATTTTCTCAAAGTGCTGTGCACAGTCTGGAGCAGAGTGACAGGGGTAATACTCAGGCTTTGGCGGAACtggcacag ATGTGTGGGGATGGAGGTAATCAGTTTTCGAGCCATGCCCCACCCCTGTCACAGTCCCAGCGGGGGGTCAGTGAGGACATGACCAGTGATGAAGAGCGTATGGTCATCTGTGAAGAGGAGGGAGATGATGATGTCATTG AGGACCCTTATCCTAGCAGTTCCATTGACCTGAAATGTAAAGAGCGGGTGACTGACAGCGATAGTGAGAACGGGTCTGGGGATGAAAGTGAGAGGAAA AGAGTTTTTGCTCCAGTCATTTGCTCATCagcatcgtcatcttcatctcaCCCTACTCATCATGGCAGGAGTGTCTCGTTGTCCTCGTACCCCACCAGCAAGCGTTATGATGAGGGGAGATCTGGAGGGGGAGGGTTTTCAGAGCACAGGAGGAAGGgcggaggagagggagaggggaaGAACACATTTGTAGGAGAGGGTGGAGGAGGAGTGCCAGCTTCTTGTTTCTCCCTCTCTTCTGGCCAGTCTGTCATCTCCACCTCTCCAGCTGGAGGGCCTTCGTCCTCGTCAGTGGGTTCACTAGGTACAAACCCACTCTTGGGCATAGGCGCTGTGAGAGTAGCCTCCACAGTGGTGACCAATGTAATGCGTCCCGTCATCAGCACACCGCTCCCCATCGCCAGCAAACCCAGAGACGGCAGCGCGTCATCCAGCCCACATCCACCTGAAAAGAAGTCTCTGATCCCACAGCATCAGCAGCCGCAACTTCTGATTGGTTCAGGAGCCACAAGCGGGGCCGCAGCCGCAGGGG ctccaccgcCACACGCCGCCTTGGCCAATGGGAAGCAGCAAGGTTCGAGTTCACTGACAGGATATACATCAAGCCCGACAGTAGGCGTGGTCAGCCCAGGCGCGAGAG TGCAAACACAGTCGCCAGCACTCCAGGGTAAAATGCTTGTTCCCATGGCAACAGTACGGACTGCGCCGGCCCCTGCCCAGCAATTTCCCATTGTGGCTCCACCTCTTCCTGTCCAGAATGGTGCCCAGGCAGGAGGCAAG ATAATCCAGATTGCTCCGATGCCTTTGGTTCAGTCCCAGCTGCCTCAGGGTGGAGCAGTTCACTCTCCGAGCCCCTTTCCTGTCACAGTGGGGGCAGCTGCTGTGGTAGCTCCAAGTTCAGCGCCCTCACAGGCTGTTTTACTACCACCTGCACCTACCAG GATTACATATGTCCAGTCCACTCCAGGGGTCCCATCCACTGTGCCTCTTGTCTCCACAACAACAGGCTCTTCCCCCTCCCAGCAGGCTCTGCCAGTGCCTGGATCTGCATATGTTCCATCTCCCCTGGCAACTCTCGGGTTTACAGCCATTGCACCACCTGGACAGACCCTGGTTCAGCCCCTTATTGCAG GTCAGCCACCTCTCCTAGCCACAGCTCAGTCTCCACAGCCCTCCACTTCAGCCCCTGCCTCTGGCACTGGGGGCCAAATCGTCACCGCCATCTACCCTCCTTCACCTAgcgtcaccatggcaacagggGTGGTCTCCATGACAGCGGTGCCCCCCAGTGTGGTCTACTCAGTTTCCAGCCCTTCCAGCGCTTCCCCCCACATCCTGCCTAAACACACAGTGACCCCGACCACCACAATAACACACCCACATCCTCCGCAGCCACATCCGGACAGACCACCAGACAGGCACCTGCCTCTGGACAGACCCACGGACCGACAGAGCGACAGGCAAGCTGAGAGGCAGACGGAGATGCTGACACATTTGGACCGACAGTTGGAGAGGCAGACGCAGACCTCTAGCATTAGCAGCTCAGTGGCACCTCCCAGTGGCTCTGCTCTCTCCATCAGGCCCTGCAGTCCCCAACTCCAAATACAGACATCTG CCAGTACCCCAGGTACACCCAAGCTAACCCAGCTACCAGTCAGAACACCTCAGAAAGTGAAGGCAACTGTGGCGAACATCCCCGTGGGCAGCTATGAAGCAGGAGGccgagggaaagagagagaccGGGAGAAGGAAAGGGAAAGGGAGCGGGAGAGAGAACGGGAGAAGGAGCGGGAGAGGGAAAGGGAGAGAGAgcgggagagggagagggaggctgCAGCCAACAGCCACTTCTCCTTCGATCCTGAGCCGGGGCAGTCGGGCTCTCCATCGACACACCCCGCTGATGAGCTTCCGTCATCAGACAGACCCCTGGAGGGCTCCAGTGGAGTGGACTCTGACTCTAGGAACAGGGACAGCACAAGCACCAAAGAG GCTGGATGGAAGGaatccctcccctcctctcctttgCCACCTCCAGCAGCCACAGAGCTCACTTTGCCACCCCCACAGACAGATAAAGAAGGTCCTACACCCAAAAAGGTCAAAGCCCGCCCACCACCGCTGAAGAAAACCTTCGACTCTGTGGATAA GTCTGGCAGGGTGCTGTCAGAGGTGTACTTTGAGGAACGCTTTGCCGAGCTGCCGGAGTTTCGGCCTGAGGAGGTTCTGCCTTCGCCCACCCTGCAGAGTCTGGCCACTTCACCTCGTGCTATTCTGGGCAGTTACCGCCGCAAGAGGAAGAACTCTACAG ATTTGGACTCTGCAACTGATGAACAAGTTTCGCCTAAGAGAAAGAGTCGGCGACGCTCCAGCTGCAGCTCTGAGCCCAACACACCTAAAAGTGCTGCCAAGTGTGAGGGAGACATCTTCACCTTCGACAGAGCAG GCACAGAGGGAGAGGACATCCTGGCAGAACTGGAGTTTGAGAAGGTGCCGTACTCGTCCCTGCGAAGGACTCTGGACCAGAGGAGAGCACTGGTTATGCAGCTGTTCCAGGAGCAAGGCTTCTTTCCATCAG CTCAGGCCACTGCAGCCTTCCAGACACGATACTCCGATATATTCCCCACCAAGGTGTGTCTGCAGCTGAAGATCAGGGAAGTCCGGCAGAAGATCATGCAGACAGCCACCCCCTCCGATGCCTCTGCTTTTGGCATACCTGATTCGGCTGGCTCAGGACCTGGACCTTCCAGCTCCCAGTTGGGTGAAGGATCTGGAAGAGGAGTCGGCGAGCTGCAGGACGAAGAAATGGAGCAAGGGACTGAAGCGAGCCCGGAGGATCCTCGCGATTCACAGGACTCCTCGAGATGA